A stretch of the Leptospiraceae bacterium genome encodes the following:
- a CDS encoding UPF0175 family protein, giving the protein MQITIELPDSFLSYDKNTLGGEIRLSIALFYFKHRKISVGKASSIAGISIYQFLEECKKNEIPAFDLSEEDRQEELTNLRKALI; this is encoded by the coding sequence ATGCAAATCACAATAGAACTACCCGATAGTTTTTTAAGTTATGATAAGAATACGCTTGGTGGAGAAATCAGGCTAAGTATCGCATTATTTTATTTTAAGCACAGAAAGATTTCTGTTGGCAAAGCTTCTAGTATTGCCGGAATCAGCATCTATCAATTTTTGGAAGAATGTAAGAAGAATGAAATCCCTGCCTTTGACCTTTCAGAAGAAGACAGGCAAGAAGAATTAACAAACTTACGTAAGGCATTAATTTGA
- a CDS encoding DUF3368 domain-containing protein, protein MILIADSSALITLAICDSLECLEKLFGEVKVPQAVYEEVTHDAKPEAKKLRGFLIGKVIPVDKKDFPIEMEFLGSGEIEAMILYEKLNADWLLIDDERAKRKAKSKSINTIGSMGVLVIAKEKKIINEIKPLIEKIKNSNIYLSNELIQRILISVGETV, encoded by the coding sequence TTGATTCTAATTGCGGATAGCTCTGCGTTAATCACACTTGCCATCTGTGACTCTTTGGAATGCTTGGAAAAACTATTTGGTGAAGTAAAAGTTCCACAAGCTGTATATGAAGAAGTAACCCATGATGCAAAGCCAGAAGCCAAGAAATTGCGCGGATTCCTTATAGGGAAAGTAATTCCTGTAGATAAAAAAGATTTTCCAATTGAAATGGAATTTTTGGGTAGTGGAGAAATCGAAGCCATGATTCTATATGAAAAGCTAAATGCAGATTGGTTGTTAATCGATGACGAGCGTGCCAAAAGAAAAGCCAAATCCAAAAGCATCAATACAATTGGAAGCATGGGCGTATTAGTCATCGCAAAAGAAAAAAAGATAATTAATGAAATCAAACCCCTAATTGAAAAAATTAAAAATTCAAATATATATTTATCCAATGAATTGATTCAAAGGATTTTAATTAGTGTAGGAGAAACTGTATGA